Proteins encoded together in one Clostridiales bacterium window:
- a CDS encoding cellulase family glycosylhydrolase, with protein sequence MKEISFGANYVPSSDWYFEWGQDTESYKDDFSALKEIGIRHLRLQLRWDLFQPEPYKVNTIYMERLEKVLDLAQEIGLEIELAALTGWLSGLWFLPKYAQKGNIFTNGQTIKGELFFLKQLSAFCRHPAFYGLDIGNEINMYAYYNAPKSNFSQEEGDDWLKVIQSFCSEHYQNKSVVIGCDHQPWFEDKFFLRRNLASFGTATALHTWIEFTGATRYQGGAFSKQSLHLGEFCAFLAEAYSPELDKKINIQEFGISKLWLAQGQDIEEFVLRFIKNTLRCPQVDRITFWCSHDIDKKYEVFDELEYGLGLFTVQNKLKPAGRAYQKAISLYKNTKNGQPSKTAILLDDSFKQSNKNFGWYFGDKFFKLKEQGEDFVCFITQENAQNNEYLKAKNIAKIIRPREIL encoded by the coding sequence ATGAAAGAAATAAGTTTTGGGGCAAATTATGTTCCTTCTTCCGATTGGTATTTTGAATGGGGACAAGACACGGAAAGTTACAAGGACGATTTTAGCGCGCTCAAAGAGATAGGCATACGGCATTTAAGGCTTCAATTACGCTGGGATTTGTTCCAGCCCGAGCCCTATAAGGTAAATACTATATATATGGAAAGGCTTGAAAAGGTATTGGACCTTGCCCAAGAGATTGGGCTTGAAATAGAACTGGCGGCTTTGACGGGTTGGCTAAGCGGGCTTTGGTTTTTGCCGAAATACGCCCAAAAAGGCAATATATTTACTAACGGCCAAACAATAAAAGGCGAACTGTTTTTTCTAAAACAATTATCGGCCTTTTGCCGGCATCCCGCGTTTTACGGGCTGGACATCGGCAACGAGATAAATATGTATGCTTACTATAACGCGCCCAAAAGCAATTTTTCGCAAGAGGAAGGGGACGATTGGCTTAAGGTTATCCAATCTTTTTGCAGCGAGCATTACCAAAACAAAAGCGTGGTTATAGGCTGCGACCACCAGCCGTGGTTTGAGGATAAGTTTTTTTTACGAAGAAACCTAGCTTCTTTCGGAACTGCGACGGCGTTGCATACATGGATAGAATTTACGGGCGCGACAAGATATCAAGGCGGGGCGTTTTCCAAGCAATCTTTGCATTTGGGCGAATTTTGCGCATTTTTAGCCGAGGCGTATTCGCCTGAACTTGATAAAAAGATAAATATCCAAGAATTCGGCATTTCAAAACTGTGGCTAGCCCAAGGTCAAGATATTGAGGAATTTGTTTTAAGGTTTATAAAAAACACATTGCGCTGCCCTCAGGTTGACCGTATTACTTTTTGGTGTTCCCACGATATAGACAAAAAATACGAGGTTTTTGACGAGCTTGAATACGGGCTTGGCTTGTTTACTGTCCAAAACAAGTTAAAGCCCGCGGGCAGAGCCTATCAAAAAGCGATATCATTGTACAAAAACACAAAAAACGGACAGCCAAGCAAAACGGCGATATTGCTTGACGACAGCTTTAAGCAATCCAATAAAAATTTCGGCTGGTATTTTGGGGATAAGTTTTTTAAGCTAAAAGAACAGGGCGAAGACTTTGTATGTTTTATAACGCAAGAAAACGCCCAAAATAACGAATACCTAAAGGCCAAAAATATCGCCAAAATCATACGACCGCGGGAGATTTTATGA
- a CDS encoding nucleoside hydrolase: protein MKTKIPIVIDTDIGDDIDDIWALGLAIASDMFDIRLVSVCYADIEYKVRVAYDFLTKTGNQNTALAKGIELKRNDSKPHYGRVKDLKPDALQDAPACIAEQVKKGVQNIIALGPLENIARFVAQYKDLKDQCRIIIMGGSVYQGYINQSAPCAEYNIRCAPKAFQTVLKSGFEIVLAPLDVCRDFIIDGEYFAALKNSSNIVIKTVLDYYQEWHQNYIGGAIKYDKDASSGILYDILPILYLMDAENFIKADIKIIGTKNGYTIPRFYGRRVKALLGLKDKERALSYVTNIFLGTAK, encoded by the coding sequence ATGAAAACCAAAATCCCGATAGTAATTGACACCGACATAGGCGACGATATTGACGATATTTGGGCGCTGGGGCTTGCTATCGCCTCGGATATGTTTGACATCAGGCTGGTGTCCGTTTGTTACGCCGATATAGAATATAAAGTAAGAGTGGCTTATGATTTTTTGACCAAGACAGGTAATCAAAATACCGCCTTGGCCAAAGGAATAGAATTAAAGCGCAACGACAGCAAGCCGCATTACGGGCGCGTTAAAGACTTAAAACCAGACGCGTTACAAGACGCGCCCGCTTGCATAGCCGAGCAGGTCAAAAAAGGCGTCCAAAACATAATAGCGCTAGGTCCGCTTGAAAACATAGCCCGATTCGTTGCCCAATACAAAGACCTAAAAGACCAATGCCGCATTATCATAATGGGCGGGAGCGTTTATCAAGGCTATATCAACCAAAGCGCTCCATGCGCAGAGTATAATATACGATGCGCGCCCAAGGCGTTTCAAACCGTTTTGAAGTCGGGGTTTGAAATAGTTTTGGCGCCTTTGGATGTTTGCCGCGATTTTATAATAGACGGGGAGTATTTCGCGGCGCTAAAAAATTCTTCCAATATAGTTATCAAGACTGTGCTTGATTATTACCAAGAATGGCACCAAAATTATATAGGCGGCGCGATTAAGTATGACAAAGACGCCTCAAGCGGAATTTTGTATGATATTTTGCCGATATTGTATTTGATGGACGCCGAAAATTTTATTAAGGCTGACATAAAAATCATAGGTACCAAAAATGGCTACACAATACCAAGGTTTTACGGGCGCAGGGTAAAAGCGCTTTTGGGCTTAAAAGACAAAGAAAGAGCGCTCTCTTATGTTACGAACATATTCTTAGGGACGGCAAAATGA